GCGGTGAAGCCACCGGCAGCCGCCGCCCTCGTTCCCGTGAGGATCGTCTCGGAAGCCTCGTAGCCGGGCTCGCGCAGATGCGTGTGCAGGTCGACGAGGCCCGGAAGGGCGACCAGCCCTGCCGCGTCGATGACGCGCGCGCCGGAGCGCGTGAGCCCGGTGCCGATCTCGGCGATCCGGCCGTCTTCGATCATGATATCGGCGCTCTCGGCTCCGAGCAGCTGTGCACCGGTGATGACGAGGGTCTCGTTCACAGGTCTCCCCCTCGTTCGTCGTCTCGTTCTCCTGCCAGCAGCAGGTACAGCACCGCCATGCGGACGGAGACCCCGTTCGTGACCTGTTCCAGCACCGTCGAGCGGGGGGAATCGGCAGCTTCGGAGGAGATCTCCAGTCCCCGGTTCATGGGTCCGGGGTGCATGACAATGCTACCTGCCGGAAGACCGGCCACACGCCGTGCGTCCAGACCCCATCGACGGGAATACTCCCGCTCAGTCGGGAAATATGCGGCGTTCATGCGTTCCAGCTGGATGCGCAGCATCATCACCGCGTCCGGGTCCTCGGCCAGAGCCTCATCGAGGTCGTAGACCACGCGGACCGGCCAGAGCGACACGTTCTGGGGAACCAAGGTCGGCGGCGCGACCAGGGTGACCTCTGCTCCGAGCGTGGTGAGCAGCCAGACGTTGGAGCGGGCGACCCGCGAATGCAGCACGTCGCCGACGATCACGACCCGCAGTCCGCTCAGATCGCGACCGCGGCTCTCGGCGCCGAAGCGGCGCTTGCGGATGGTGAAGGCGTCGAGCAGGGCCTGCGTCGGGTGCTCGTGCGTGCCGTCTCCGGCGTTGACGACGCCGGCGGAGATCCAGCCGCTGGTGGCGAGCGTCTGCGGGGCGCCGGATCCGGGGTGGCGGACCACGACCGCGTCGGCGCCGATGGCCTCGAGCGTCTGCGCGGTGTCCTTCAGGCTCTCGCCCTTCGAGACGCTGGAACCCTTCGCCGCGAAGTTGATGACATCGGCGGAGAGGCGCTTGGCGGCGGCCTCGAACGAGATGCGGGTGCGTGTCGAATCCTCGAAGAAGAGGTTCACCACGGTCTTGCCGCGCAGCGTCGGGAGCTTCTTGACCTCACGCGACTGCGTGTCGGACATGTCCTCGGCGACATCGAGGATGCGCAGGGCGGTCGCCCGATCGAGGGTGCGGGTATCGAGGAGGTGTCTCATTCGCCGATCGTCACCTCCTCGGCCCCGTCGTTCTCGAAGAGGCGCACGTTGACCCGCTCGGTGCGGGCGGAGGGGATGTTCTTGCCGATGAAGTCCGGGCGGATCGGGAGCTCGCGGTGTCCGCGGTCGACGAGGATCGCCAGGCGCACGACGGCGGGGCGTCCGATCGACTGGATGGCGTCGAGAGCGGCACGGATGCTGCGGCCGGAGAAGAGCACGTCATCGACGAGCACGACCGTCTTGCCGTCGATTCCGCCCACCGGGATCTCGGTGGGCCGCGGGGAACGCGTCGGGTGCTTGGCGAGGTCGTCGCGGAAGAGCGTGACATCGAGCGCGCCGACCGGGACGGACTGCTGCGCGATCTCGCTGATCAGCAGGCCGAGGCGATGGGCGAGAGTGACGCCGCGGGTCGGAATGCCCAGCAGGACGAGGTTCTCGGCACCTCGATTGGATTCGAGGATCTCGTGCGCGATACGGGTCAGCGCTCGTGAGATGTCGGCTTCGTGCAGCACAGTGCGCATGCTCATCGGCCGCTCCCTTCTCCGCCTCACAGGACGGTGTTAAAGGTTGCTTGTGACGAAAGTCTATCGGAGCGCAGGCTCCGGCGGATCAGCTCGCTTCCTGCAGGACCGGATCGGTGACCTCGTCGATCTTCGACGAGCGGATCGGGTGGCCGGCGGTGGAGAGGCAGCGGCCGGTCTTCAGATCCCACTTCCAGTCGTGCATGCTGCACGTGAGGATGCCGTCCTCGTCGACCGTGCCCGTGCGGGTGAGGTCGGCGCGCAGGTGCGGGCAGCGGCGCTGAACGACCCAGTCGCCGATCTCGGTATCTTCGGTCTGGTCGGTCTGCTCCTGGTACCAGTTCTCCACGTACTCGATCCGATCGACCGAGAGGCACTTGAGGAACGTGGTGAGGAACTCGTTGAACTTGCCGCTGCGGCCCACCGAGAACTGCATCGAGAGGAAGATCGAGTTGGACCAGTCGATCTCGTGATCGACGATGTTCGTCGAGACCAGGTCGGCGGGGATCGTGTACCAGTACACGCACTCCTCGCCCGCGTACTCGCGGACCTTCGCGCGGGGGAAGTCGACCACCATGTCGAGCTCGCCGATGCGGAAGCGCACGCAACCGCCGACACCGAGCCGGATGGTGCGGGACTTCTTCAGCAGCGGTTCCCACCAGGTCTTGATCGCCTCGAGCATCTCTGCGGGCGGGATGATCTCGGCACGAGACGCCTCCTCGTCGCGGATCTCCTGCTGTCGGCTCGCGCGCTGTTCCTCGAGGTACTCCCACTTCTCATC
The DNA window shown above is from Microbacterium maritypicum and carries:
- a CDS encoding aspartate carbamoyltransferase catalytic subunit, which codes for MRHLLDTRTLDRATALRILDVAEDMSDTQSREVKKLPTLRGKTVVNLFFEDSTRTRISFEAAAKRLSADVINFAAKGSSVSKGESLKDTAQTLEAIGADAVVVRHPGSGAPQTLATSGWISAGVVNAGDGTHEHPTQALLDAFTIRKRRFGAESRGRDLSGLRVVIVGDVLHSRVARSNVWLLTTLGAEVTLVAPPTLVPQNVSLWPVRVVYDLDEALAEDPDAVMMLRIQLERMNAAYFPTEREYSRRWGLDARRVAGLPAGSIVMHPGPMNRGLEISSEAADSPRSTVLEQVTNGVSVRMAVLYLLLAGERDDERGGDL
- the pyrR gene encoding bifunctional pyr operon transcriptional regulator/uracil phosphoribosyltransferase PyrR, coding for MSMRTVLHEADISRALTRIAHEILESNRGAENLVLLGIPTRGVTLAHRLGLLISEIAQQSVPVGALDVTLFRDDLAKHPTRSPRPTEIPVGGIDGKTVVLVDDVLFSGRSIRAALDAIQSIGRPAVVRLAILVDRGHRELPIRPDFIGKNIPSARTERVNVRLFENDGAEEVTIGE